The genomic segment TATGCCCAACTTGTGGTATCCCGATGATAACGATTCGGTAGCTGTGCGCCAGGAGTTCAGGAATGAGCTCAAACAGATGATGGACCAGCTGATCAGTGTGCCTTCGATTGTCACCTGGGTGCCTTTTAATGAGAATTGGGGTGCCTTTGAGGTGCCTGATATCACCAACTGGACCAAAGCGTATGATCCTACACGGCTCGTGAACGGCAATTCAGGGTTCAACTATGCACCGGGCTACCGACCGGCGCAAGGTGATCCCGGCAACGGCGACTTTGTGGATATGCACCACTACGGAAAGATGGAGGACAACGCATTTCCGCGCCCCGACGAGAAGCGGGCAGCTTCCCTGGGTGAATTTGGCGGAAAGGGACTATTTGTGCGCAACCATATGTGGCCGGTGCCTAATAATGCCTACGAAATATTGATTAACAAGGAAACATTGACGGATACATACATTTACCTGCTTAACGAGATCGAACAGCGGATGATATACAGAGGCTTAAGTAGCGCTATCTATACCCAGACTTCAGATGTGGAGCATGAGATCAACGGTTTGGTCACCTACGACCGGCAGGTGGAAAAGCTCGACCTGGACAAAGTGAGGTGGATCAATAGGGAAGTTATCAAAAGCGGAGGAAATATCGGCAAAAAGAAAAACATAAGTTCGATATCAAGAGTGTATCCCGTAGAATAAATCCCTAATACTATCGCTGTGGCTCGCTGATGATATAATTGCGGTGGGACTTGCCCCATTCGGCCAGTATACCAATAATCGCTTTGGTGGACTCGCCATAGGGAGTAAGTGCATAAGTCACTGTCAGTGGAGCTGTACCGCTCACGGTCCTGGTCAGCAGACGGTTGGTTTCCATTTCCTTGAGCTCACGGCTGAGCACCTTGCCCGAGATGCCGTTGATGTCACGTAACAGGTCTGAATAACGTTTGGGGCCGAAGAGTAGGGCGGCAATAATATAAATTTTCCATTTGCCCCCCAGGACATACATCGCATCATGCACACCCATAATGGCTTTCTTGCATTCGTGTGCCGGCAAGGCGCAGTCATGCGTAACTGCTGTGACCGCTTCGCTCAAGCTTGTTTCTTCTGTTGTTGTGATTTCTTCCATGGTTACCTCGTTGTCACTATTACTTTTTGTCACCTGATGACAAAAGTAAACAATTATTCGCGAATTTTGCAGCATAAAGAAATTATCTATGAACACGATCAAACATCTTGAATGGCGTTATGCCACAAAAAAATTCGGTAAGCAAAAGGTTGCTGCCGAAGACTTAAATAAGATTCTGGAAGCCGTCAATCTTTCGGCTTCATCCGCGGGTTTACAGCCGTATCGCGTCATCGTGGTGGAGAATGAACAGCTTCGCGAGCAGCTGGGCGAAGGTTCATTCAATGTACAGATAGCGCAGTCCTCCCATTTATTGGTTTTTGCTGCTTACGAGAAAGTCACCGAACAGCAGATCGATGACTATATGGCACGTATCGCCCGTGAACGTGGCGTCCCGGTAGGAGGCGTTGGCCGACTTCAAGGCTGCCTTAGTGGGCGGTATATTGTCCAGGCCTGAAGAAGATAACTTTAACTGGGCCGCCCGACAGGCGTATATCGCTTTAGGTACTGCTTTAGTAGCTGCTGCAGAACTAAAAATAGACTCCACTCCGATGGAAGGATTTGATTCAACGAAATTCGACGCATTACTGCAGCTGCGGGAGCAGGGGCTGCGGTCGGTTGTCATATTAGCTTTGGGATACCGAGATGCCGAGAATGACCACTTTGCCCAGCTCAAGAAGGTGCGGCTTGATCTCGCTGAATTTGTTACTTTTGTCAATTAAGCCTGCGGCAGAAAGGCGGGCTGTCTGAGTTGATTATTTAGGAGGAGCGCTTGATAGTTTAAATAGTCGGATGTCAAGCGCTCCTCCCTTATTTTATTCGTCGCGGAGACTCTTGACAGGGTTGGTCAGGGCAGCTTTGATCGATTGATAGCTGACAGTTAGCAATGTCAGGGCAACAGCACCTGCCCCGGCAATCACGAAAATATCCCAGCTGATACGAATGCGATACGTGTAGGTGCTTAGCATCTGGTCAGCGATATAATAAGCAATCGGAAATGCGATCAGGCAGGATAGCAGTACCAGCAGCACAAAATCTCTGGACAGCATCGTAGTGATCGAACTGACCGAAGCTCCCAGGACTTTGCGCACGCCAATTTCCTTGGTCCTGTTTTCAGCCATGTACGCGGTCAGGCCATAAAGGCCAAGGCAGGAAATAAAAATCGTCAGCAGCGCAAAAAGACTGGAAAGCTTGCCCAATTGTTCAAAATCTTTGAATTTTTCGGCATATTTGGCGTCGACAAAGACATATTCGAAAGGATAGTCGGGATTATATTCTTTAAAAATTTTCTCCAAGCTGGCAAGCGCGTCGCGTGTTTCTAGTCGATCGTTCAATCGAATGTTGGTCACACTGGTGCCTGAAGCGGCACCCTGGATCACCAGCGGGGTGACCGGATTAAATGGGGATTCCTGCACAAAGTCTTTGATGACACCGATGATATGCCAGGAGATGCCATCGACAATGGTCTTGCCGATCGGATTGTCAAAATGGAAAACCTTGGCTGCGGATTCGTTGATGATCATGGCGCTAGAGTCTGTCGGGAATTTGCTGAGATCGAAATCGCGGCCGGCGATCAGCTGCAGTCCAGCAGTGCCGACCAAGTTGTCATCGACCCCGATCCGGGCAAACATGGTATTGTCATATTCGGGTTTGCCGGCCCATTGCATCGGGTTGTTGCTCCAGTTTTCGGTCAGTGGAGAGGAGGTTCTCGAGACATGAGACGCCACGCCGGAGGACAGTAGCGCATTTTTTATCAGCCTGCTGTTTTTACGGATATTTCCCTGGTCCATGACGTTGATCAGTCGGTCCTTGTTGTACCCCACTTCTCTATCCTGTGCGTATTTTATCTGTTTCTGAATGGATATGGTCGTAATGATCAGGATGATGGCGATGCAGAACTGGGAGATGACCAGCATTTTTCTGGCGCTCAA from the Sphingobacterium thalpophilum genome contains:
- a CDS encoding nitroreductase family protein, which gives rise to MNTIKHLEWRYATKKFGKQKVAAEDLNKILEAVNLSASSAGLQPYRVIVVENEQLREQLGEGSFNVQIAQSSHLLVFAAYEKVTEQQIDDYMARIARERGVPVGGVGRLQGCLSGRYIVQA
- a CDS encoding winged helix-turn-helix transcriptional regulator; amino-acid sequence: MTKSNSDNEVTMEEITTTEETSLSEAVTAVTHDCALPAHECKKAIMGVHDAMYVLGGKWKIYIIAALLFGPKRYSDLLRDINGISGKVLSRELKEMETNRLLTRTVSGTAPLTVTYALTPYGESTKAIIGILAEWGKSHRNYIISEPQR
- a CDS encoding nitroreductase family protein codes for the protein MGGILSRPEEDNFNWAARQAYIALGTALVAAAELKIDSTPMEGFDSTKFDALLQLREQGLRSVVILALGYRDAENDHFAQLKKVRLDLAEFVTFVN